A genomic region of Miscanthus floridulus cultivar M001 chromosome 3, ASM1932011v1, whole genome shotgun sequence contains the following coding sequences:
- the LOC136546257 gene encoding uncharacterized protein isoform X3 — MLVPCTVDPMLVIREALLSQLQKDRLRQEIIQAELAKIEHAMVLRNGSRHGTAADDVEWTKPVPFTFREQSMKPWRWSVIQECYVDVDEIHDPKQKEGSHRSVALKSEKPAMEDGVDEFLRPCCNGKAGQENSKLEEQKSQESSETIQPKTTLPSVKWELTGITIPVKKQRQKLSCEICQVQATSEHSLQVHCAGRKHRSKEASNQKAQLREESSSRTGQKTSLIKWSCNTCQVNGTSESDLKEHLNGRTHQQNIEAQLTEGDSMVKNNELQEPECHKSNAPQHSEKPPSMCSSAICLANCARELELGGHLLAKLQALLDEIRNMSRNSESREATVLPNIAPQNAEQTSGSNCSIFQADSDCQLDLEHQIGSKIHQLNVQDLHEEAKKTGDFPPEIAKNQQPPSEWLCVICQAKCYSASQLVHHCRGKKHQKNMDALQGDGVNAKSSNLTTEDKVASNGSDSNSSSSEKVEEQTALWSCGICNLQCSSESMLAGHREGEEHMEKQKLLGFCAVCNLQCNSQKMLARHLSGNKHKKRLNANKRNAVVAFVCQNSNGEIVQ, encoded by the exons ATGCTTGTGCCTTGTACAGTAGACCCAATGCTGGTGATTAGGGAAGCGCTGCTGTCACAGCTTCAGAAGGACCGTCTTCGCCAGGAGATCATCCAGGCAGAGTTGGCTAAGATAGAGCATGCCATGGTCCTGCGCAACGGTTCACGTCATGGTACTGCCGCTGATGATGTGGAATGGACTAAGCCAGTTCCCTTCACCTTCAGGGAGCAGTCCATGAAACCTTGGCGATGGTCAGTCATTCAAGAATGTTATGTCGATGTGGATGAGATCCATGATCCCAAGCAAAAGGAGGGAAGCCACAGGAGTGTAGCGTTGAAGTCTGAGAAACCTGCCATGGAAGATGGTGTCGATGAATTCTTGAGACCTTGTTGTAATGGTAAGGCAGGTCAGGAGAATTCAAAACTTGAAGAGCAGAAATCACAAGAATCCAGTGAG ACCATACAGCCCAAGACGACTTTGCCTTCAGTGAAATGGGAATTGACAGGAATAACAATACCAGTTAAGAAACAACGCCAGAAATTGAGTTGTGAAATCTGCCAGGTGCAAGCAACTAGTGAGCACAGCTTACAAGTACATTGTGCAGGGCGGAAGCACCGATCAAAAGAAGCAAGTAATCAGAAGGCACAATTAAGAGAAGAATCTTCTTCCCGCACAGGGCAGAAAACATCCTTGATAAAATGGAGCTGCAATACATGCCAGGTCAATGGTACAAGCGAATCAGACCTGAAGGAGCATCTGAATGGAAGAACACACCAACAAAACATTGAAGCACAACTCACGGAGGGTGATAGCATGGTTAAGAATAATGAGCTGCAGGAACCAGAGTGCCACAAGAGCAATGCACCTCAGCATTCAGAGAAGCCACCTTCAATGTGTAGTTCTGCCATTTGCCTAGCAAACTGTGCTCGTGAATTGGAGTTAGGTGGGCACCTTTTAGCTAAGCTTCAAGCTCTACTGGACGAAATCCGTAACATGTCAAGGAATTCTGAATCGCGAGAAGCCACAGTGCTTCCGAACATTGCGCCGCAAAATGCAGAGCAGACTTCAGGATCAAATTGTAGCATATTTCAAGCTGATTCTGATTGCCAATTAGACTTGGAGCACCAAATTGGAAGCAAGATACACCAACTGAATGTCCAGGACCTACATGAAGAAGCCAAGAAAACAGGAGATTTTCCACCAGAAATTGCCAAGAACCAGCAACCGCCCTCTGAATGGCTTTGTGTTATCTGTCAGGCAAAATGTTACTCTGCATCTCAACTTGTTCATCACTGCAGAGGCAAGAAACACCAAAAGAATATGGATGCTCTACAAGGAGATGGTGTGAATGCGAAATCAAGCAATCTGACGACGGAGGACAAAGTAGCTTCAAATGGTTCTGATAGCAATAGTTCAAGTTCAGAGAAGGTGGAGGAACAGACAGCATTATGGTCGTGCGGGATTTGCAATTTGCAGTGCAGCAGCGAGAGTATGCTTGCAGGGCATCGTGAAGGGGAGGAACACATGGAGAAACAGAAGTTGCTGGGTTTTTGCGCGGTCTGCAATTTGCAGTGCAACAGCCAAAAGATGCTTGCTCGCCATCTTTCTGGGAACAAGCACAAGAAAAGGCTCAATGCGAATAAACGAAATGCAGTTGTGGCTTTTGTCTGCCAAAATAGCAATGGTGAAATTGTACAGTAG
- the LOC136546257 gene encoding uncharacterized protein isoform X2 translates to MEFARRGRGDDGVDDGNLFIHLPPPHDPMLVIREALLSQLQKDRLRQEIIQAELAKIEHAMVLRNGSRHGTAADDVEWTKPVPFTFREQSMKPWRWSVIQECYVDVDEIHDPKQKEGSHRSVALKSEKPAMEDGVDEFLRPCCNGKAGQENSKLEEQKSQESSETIQPKTTLPSVKWELTGITIPVKKQRQKLSCEICQVQATSEHSLQVHCAGRKHRSKEASNQKAQLREESSSRTGQKTSLIKWSCNTCQVNGTSESDLKEHLNGRTHQQNIEAQLTEGDSMVKNNELQEPECHKSNAPQHSEKPPSMCSSAICLANCARELELGGHLLAKLQALLDEIRNMSRNSESREATVLPNIAPQNAEQTSGSNCSIFQADSDCQLDLEHQIGSKIHQLNVQDLHEEAKKTGDFPPEIAKNQQPPSEWLCVICQAKCYSASQLVHHCRGKKHQKNMDALQGDGVNAKSSNLTTEDKVASNGSDSNSSSSEKVEEQTALWSCGICNLQCSSESMLAGHREGEEHMEKQKLLGFCAVCNLQCNSQKMLARHLSGNKHKKRLNANKRNAVVAFVCQNSNGEIVQ, encoded by the exons ACCCAATGCTGGTGATTAGGGAAGCGCTGCTGTCACAGCTTCAGAAGGACCGTCTTCGCCAGGAGATCATCCAGGCAGAGTTGGCTAAGATAGAGCATGCCATGGTCCTGCGCAACGGTTCACGTCATGGTACTGCCGCTGATGATGTGGAATGGACTAAGCCAGTTCCCTTCACCTTCAGGGAGCAGTCCATGAAACCTTGGCGATGGTCAGTCATTCAAGAATGTTATGTCGATGTGGATGAGATCCATGATCCCAAGCAAAAGGAGGGAAGCCACAGGAGTGTAGCGTTGAAGTCTGAGAAACCTGCCATGGAAGATGGTGTCGATGAATTCTTGAGACCTTGTTGTAATGGTAAGGCAGGTCAGGAGAATTCAAAACTTGAAGAGCAGAAATCACAAGAATCCAGTGAG ACCATACAGCCCAAGACGACTTTGCCTTCAGTGAAATGGGAATTGACAGGAATAACAATACCAGTTAAGAAACAACGCCAGAAATTGAGTTGTGAAATCTGCCAGGTGCAAGCAACTAGTGAGCACAGCTTACAAGTACATTGTGCAGGGCGGAAGCACCGATCAAAAGAAGCAAGTAATCAGAAGGCACAATTAAGAGAAGAATCTTCTTCCCGCACAGGGCAGAAAACATCCTTGATAAAATGGAGCTGCAATACATGCCAGGTCAATGGTACAAGCGAATCAGACCTGAAGGAGCATCTGAATGGAAGAACACACCAACAAAACATTGAAGCACAACTCACGGAGGGTGATAGCATGGTTAAGAATAATGAGCTGCAGGAACCAGAGTGCCACAAGAGCAATGCACCTCAGCATTCAGAGAAGCCACCTTCAATGTGTAGTTCTGCCATTTGCCTAGCAAACTGTGCTCGTGAATTGGAGTTAGGTGGGCACCTTTTAGCTAAGCTTCAAGCTCTACTGGACGAAATCCGTAACATGTCAAGGAATTCTGAATCGCGAGAAGCCACAGTGCTTCCGAACATTGCGCCGCAAAATGCAGAGCAGACTTCAGGATCAAATTGTAGCATATTTCAAGCTGATTCTGATTGCCAATTAGACTTGGAGCACCAAATTGGAAGCAAGATACACCAACTGAATGTCCAGGACCTACATGAAGAAGCCAAGAAAACAGGAGATTTTCCACCAGAAATTGCCAAGAACCAGCAACCGCCCTCTGAATGGCTTTGTGTTATCTGTCAGGCAAAATGTTACTCTGCATCTCAACTTGTTCATCACTGCAGAGGCAAGAAACACCAAAAGAATATGGATGCTCTACAAGGAGATGGTGTGAATGCGAAATCAAGCAATCTGACGACGGAGGACAAAGTAGCTTCAAATGGTTCTGATAGCAATAGTTCAAGTTCAGAGAAGGTGGAGGAACAGACAGCATTATGGTCGTGCGGGATTTGCAATTTGCAGTGCAGCAGCGAGAGTATGCTTGCAGGGCATCGTGAAGGGGAGGAACACATGGAGAAACAGAAGTTGCTGGGTTTTTGCGCGGTCTGCAATTTGCAGTGCAACAGCCAAAAGATGCTTGCTCGCCATCTTTCTGGGAACAAGCACAAGAAAAGGCTCAATGCGAATAAACGAAATGCAGTTGTGGCTTTTGTCTGCCAAAATAGCAATGGTGAAATTGTACAGTAG
- the LOC136546257 gene encoding uncharacterized protein isoform X1 — protein sequence MEFARRGRGDDGVDDGNLFIHLPPPHVDPMLVIREALLSQLQKDRLRQEIIQAELAKIEHAMVLRNGSRHGTAADDVEWTKPVPFTFREQSMKPWRWSVIQECYVDVDEIHDPKQKEGSHRSVALKSEKPAMEDGVDEFLRPCCNGKAGQENSKLEEQKSQESSETIQPKTTLPSVKWELTGITIPVKKQRQKLSCEICQVQATSEHSLQVHCAGRKHRSKEASNQKAQLREESSSRTGQKTSLIKWSCNTCQVNGTSESDLKEHLNGRTHQQNIEAQLTEGDSMVKNNELQEPECHKSNAPQHSEKPPSMCSSAICLANCARELELGGHLLAKLQALLDEIRNMSRNSESREATVLPNIAPQNAEQTSGSNCSIFQADSDCQLDLEHQIGSKIHQLNVQDLHEEAKKTGDFPPEIAKNQQPPSEWLCVICQAKCYSASQLVHHCRGKKHQKNMDALQGDGVNAKSSNLTTEDKVASNGSDSNSSSSEKVEEQTALWSCGICNLQCSSESMLAGHREGEEHMEKQKLLGFCAVCNLQCNSQKMLARHLSGNKHKKRLNANKRNAVVAFVCQNSNGEIVQ from the exons TAGACCCAATGCTGGTGATTAGGGAAGCGCTGCTGTCACAGCTTCAGAAGGACCGTCTTCGCCAGGAGATCATCCAGGCAGAGTTGGCTAAGATAGAGCATGCCATGGTCCTGCGCAACGGTTCACGTCATGGTACTGCCGCTGATGATGTGGAATGGACTAAGCCAGTTCCCTTCACCTTCAGGGAGCAGTCCATGAAACCTTGGCGATGGTCAGTCATTCAAGAATGTTATGTCGATGTGGATGAGATCCATGATCCCAAGCAAAAGGAGGGAAGCCACAGGAGTGTAGCGTTGAAGTCTGAGAAACCTGCCATGGAAGATGGTGTCGATGAATTCTTGAGACCTTGTTGTAATGGTAAGGCAGGTCAGGAGAATTCAAAACTTGAAGAGCAGAAATCACAAGAATCCAGTGAG ACCATACAGCCCAAGACGACTTTGCCTTCAGTGAAATGGGAATTGACAGGAATAACAATACCAGTTAAGAAACAACGCCAGAAATTGAGTTGTGAAATCTGCCAGGTGCAAGCAACTAGTGAGCACAGCTTACAAGTACATTGTGCAGGGCGGAAGCACCGATCAAAAGAAGCAAGTAATCAGAAGGCACAATTAAGAGAAGAATCTTCTTCCCGCACAGGGCAGAAAACATCCTTGATAAAATGGAGCTGCAATACATGCCAGGTCAATGGTACAAGCGAATCAGACCTGAAGGAGCATCTGAATGGAAGAACACACCAACAAAACATTGAAGCACAACTCACGGAGGGTGATAGCATGGTTAAGAATAATGAGCTGCAGGAACCAGAGTGCCACAAGAGCAATGCACCTCAGCATTCAGAGAAGCCACCTTCAATGTGTAGTTCTGCCATTTGCCTAGCAAACTGTGCTCGTGAATTGGAGTTAGGTGGGCACCTTTTAGCTAAGCTTCAAGCTCTACTGGACGAAATCCGTAACATGTCAAGGAATTCTGAATCGCGAGAAGCCACAGTGCTTCCGAACATTGCGCCGCAAAATGCAGAGCAGACTTCAGGATCAAATTGTAGCATATTTCAAGCTGATTCTGATTGCCAATTAGACTTGGAGCACCAAATTGGAAGCAAGATACACCAACTGAATGTCCAGGACCTACATGAAGAAGCCAAGAAAACAGGAGATTTTCCACCAGAAATTGCCAAGAACCAGCAACCGCCCTCTGAATGGCTTTGTGTTATCTGTCAGGCAAAATGTTACTCTGCATCTCAACTTGTTCATCACTGCAGAGGCAAGAAACACCAAAAGAATATGGATGCTCTACAAGGAGATGGTGTGAATGCGAAATCAAGCAATCTGACGACGGAGGACAAAGTAGCTTCAAATGGTTCTGATAGCAATAGTTCAAGTTCAGAGAAGGTGGAGGAACAGACAGCATTATGGTCGTGCGGGATTTGCAATTTGCAGTGCAGCAGCGAGAGTATGCTTGCAGGGCATCGTGAAGGGGAGGAACACATGGAGAAACAGAAGTTGCTGGGTTTTTGCGCGGTCTGCAATTTGCAGTGCAACAGCCAAAAGATGCTTGCTCGCCATCTTTCTGGGAACAAGCACAAGAAAAGGCTCAATGCGAATAAACGAAATGCAGTTGTGGCTTTTGTCTGCCAAAATAGCAATGGTGAAATTGTACAGTAG